From Anaerotignum faecicola, the proteins below share one genomic window:
- a CDS encoding ribonuclease J has product MASKKPKLKVISLGGLHEIGKNMTVFEYNQDIIVVDCGLAFPEDDMLGIDLVIPDITYLKKNIDKVRGIVLTHGHEDHIGALPYVLKELNVPVFGTLLTLGLLENKLKEHGLVDCTTRHVVVPGEYIKLGQFKVEFIHTNHSIADSVALAITTPVGTVIHTGDFKIDYTPIDGDVLDIHRFAELGKEGVLLLMSDSTNAERKGFTMSEKSVGSVFDKIFDDTPNNRIMVATFSSNIHRIQQIINSAHRTKRKVAIIGRSMLNAVKTSMELEYLSIPQNTLIDISEIKNYSDEELVIITTGSQGETMSALSRIASSEHKQVSVKPNDKIIISASSIPGNEKSILKVINELIKKGADVVYGGMEDVHVSGHAREEELKLMLALTKPKYFMPVHGEYIQLSAHRKLGLSMGIPKENIFLMNIGDVLELSKKDAKINGAVQSGQVLVDGLGVGDVGNIVLRDRRHLSEDGLMVVVVSMEKESGAILAGPDIISRGFVYVRESEDLMEGARKAVSEALFDCEYTGGAGWSYIKNLIRDTLREYVWQTTKRSPMILPIIMEV; this is encoded by the coding sequence TTGGCTTCAAAAAAACCTAAATTAAAGGTTATATCCTTGGGCGGCCTGCATGAGATCGGAAAAAATATGACAGTGTTCGAGTACAACCAGGATATTATTGTTGTGGACTGCGGGCTTGCATTTCCGGAGGACGATATGCTCGGAATTGACCTTGTAATCCCCGACATAACTTATTTAAAAAAGAATATCGATAAAGTTAGGGGCATTGTGCTTACCCACGGACATGAAGATCACATAGGCGCCCTTCCGTATGTTTTGAAGGAACTTAATGTTCCTGTTTTCGGAACTCTTTTGACACTTGGGCTGCTTGAAAATAAGCTGAAGGAACACGGCCTTGTGGACTGTACGACACGCCATGTGGTTGTGCCGGGGGAATATATAAAGCTTGGACAGTTTAAAGTGGAGTTTATACACACAAACCACTCCATTGCCGATTCGGTTGCCCTTGCAATTACAACGCCTGTCGGCACGGTTATCCATACGGGAGATTTTAAAATCGATTATACGCCTATCGACGGCGACGTTTTAGATATACACCGCTTTGCCGAGCTTGGTAAGGAAGGCGTACTGCTGCTTATGAGCGACAGCACTAATGCGGAAAGAAAAGGTTTTACAATGAGCGAAAAGTCGGTGGGGAGCGTTTTTGACAAAATATTTGACGATACTCCTAACAACAGGATAATGGTTGCGACGTTTTCATCAAATATTCACAGAATACAGCAAATAATAAATTCCGCACACAGGACAAAACGTAAGGTTGCGATAATCGGCAGGAGCATGCTGAATGCGGTTAAAACAAGCATGGAACTTGAATATTTGAGCATACCGCAAAATACGCTTATAGATATATCGGAAATCAAAAATTATTCCGATGAGGAACTTGTTATAATAACAACCGGCAGCCAAGGGGAAACCATGAGCGCGCTTTCAAGGATTGCATCGTCGGAACACAAGCAGGTAAGCGTTAAACCTAATGACAAAATTATAATAAGCGCTTCCAGCATACCGGGAAATGAGAAAAGTATACTTAAAGTTATAAACGAACTTATTAAAAAGGGCGCGGACGTTGTATACGGCGGAATGGAGGATGTGCATGTATCGGGGCATGCAAGGGAAGAGGAACTCAAACTTATGCTTGCTCTTACAAAACCGAAGTATTTTATGCCTGTACATGGAGAATATATACAGCTTTCTGCCCACAGGAAACTCGGACTGAGTATGGGAATTCCAAAAGAAAATATATTCCTTATGAACATAGGCGACGTTTTGGAACTTTCCAAAAAAGACGCTAAAATTAACGGAGCCGTACAGAGCGGCCAAGTCCTTGTGGACGGGTTAGGCGTCGGGGACGTAGGAAATATAGTTCTGCGCGACAGGAGGCATTTAAGCGAAGACGGGCTTATGGTTGTGGTTGTAAGCATGGAAAAAGAAAGCGGGGCTATACTTGCGGGGCCTGATATTATTTCCCGCGGTTTTGTATATGTAAGAGAAAGCGAGGATTTAATGGAAGGCGCAAGAAAGGCCGTTTCCGAAGCCCTTTTTGACTGTGAATACACAGGAGGGGCAGGTTGGAGCTATATTAAAAACCTCATAAGAGATACTTTAAGGGAATATGTTTGGCAGACCACAAAGAGAAGCCCTATGATACTTCCTATAATTATGGAAGTTTGA
- a CDS encoding DUF1292 domain-containing protein has translation MANDEFEEEFETIMLTDENGDEVEFAVIDALELDGNSYILVLEAEFIDDEEASAMILKKTEEEGDEVSYELIEDDAEFDKVAEAFQNGNDDYDVEIDG, from the coding sequence ATGGCTAACGACGAATTTGAAGAAGAATTTGAAACTATTATGTTAACAGATGAAAATGGCGACGAAGTTGAGTTTGCGGTTATAGACGCTTTGGAGTTGGACGGGAACAGCTATATACTTGTGCTTGAGGCTGAGTTTATAGACGATGAAGAGGCGTCTGCAATGATACTTAAAAAAACGGAGGAGGAAGGCGACGAGGTTAGCTATGAGCTTATTGAGGACGACGCTGAGTTTGATAAAGTAGCGGAAGCTTTCCAAAACGGCAATGATGATTATGATGTTGAAATCGACGGATAA
- the ruvX gene encoding Holliday junction resolvase RuvX, with translation MRILGLDLGSKTVGVAVSDPFGWTAQGLEIIRRNSENEYKQSLGRLEQIIGEYEVEKIVLGYPLNLDGTVSERCLKTDGYKEKLERRFPKIPVILWDERLSTVAAAGFLAEAGLDSAKRKNVIDKMAAVYILQGYLDSIKDE, from the coding sequence TTGCGTATTTTAGGTTTGGATTTAGGCAGTAAAACCGTAGGCGTTGCAGTGAGCGATCCTTTCGGCTGGACTGCACAGGGGCTTGAAATTATCAGAAGGAACAGTGAAAACGAATATAAACAAAGCCTTGGACGGCTGGAACAGATTATCGGAGAGTACGAGGTTGAAAAGATTGTGCTGGGCTATCCTCTGAATTTAGACGGCACTGTAAGCGAGCGCTGTTTGAAAACCGATGGGTATAAAGAGAAACTTGAAAGGCGGTTTCCGAAAATACCGGTTATACTGTGGGATGAAAGGTTAAGCACAGTAGCGGCGGCCGGATTTTTAGCGGAGGCGGGCCTTGACAGCGCAAAACGTAAAAATGTAATTGACAAGATGGCGGCTGTGTATATACTGCAAGGCTATCTTGATTCTATAAAAGACGAATGA
- a CDS encoding IreB family regulatory phosphoprotein: MQFDGFSKELDNEAKRIILTVYEALKEKGYNPVNQIVGYILSGDPTYITSYNNARVLIRRLERDELLEELVENYIKNNG, encoded by the coding sequence ATGCAGTTCGACGGTTTCTCAAAAGAATTGGACAACGAGGCGAAAAGGATAATCTTAACTGTTTACGAAGCTCTTAAGGAAAAAGGCTACAACCCGGTTAACCAGATTGTGGGATACATTCTTTCAGGGGATCCAACGTATATCACCAGCTACAACAACGCCAGGGTTCTTATACGCCGGCTGGAAAGGGATGAGCTTTTGGAAGAGCTTGTTGAAAATTATATTAAGAATAACGGATAA
- the mtaB gene encoding tRNA (N(6)-L-threonylcarbamoyladenosine(37)-C(2))-methylthiotransferase MtaB, whose translation MRSVASFALGCKVNQVESEAIAEAFAEKGYKIVGIDEKADIYVINTCTVTNFGDKKSRQLIRRVKRQNPDSIVVVAGCYAQTAAEEIKKIDGVNIVMGTKGRNSVVDEVEKYSFENGIVDTVGDIMYEKVFEPISIHKLMGRTRAYIKIQDGCSQFCSYCIIPYARGPVRSRKEEDIIKEVEMLASNGFKEVVLTGIHAASYGKELHTTNLLELIKKVHDVNGIERIRTSSIEPNIITEDFMTELSSLSKVCRHFHLSLQSGCNRTLKAMNRKYTAEKYYNAVEIIRKYWPDAALTTDIIVGFPGETEEDFAESYAFAEKVGFSKIHVFPYSPKKGTPAAEMEGQIPPDIKEKRAEALIRLSNEMAGRFISGFVGKNVEVLFEQRPKEGYFEGHTSNYINVIVKSDDDIRNKILSVNIKSAENEKAFGEI comes from the coding sequence ATGAGAAGCGTTGCAAGTTTTGCACTTGGCTGCAAAGTTAATCAAGTTGAAAGCGAGGCTATTGCCGAAGCATTTGCAGAAAAAGGATATAAAATTGTCGGCATTGACGAAAAGGCGGATATATATGTTATAAATACATGTACGGTTACAAATTTCGGAGATAAAAAAAGCCGTCAGCTTATACGGCGCGTTAAGAGGCAGAATCCCGACTCTATTGTTGTTGTTGCCGGATGCTATGCCCAGACGGCGGCTGAAGAAATTAAAAAGATTGACGGAGTAAATATTGTTATGGGCACGAAAGGGCGCAATTCCGTTGTTGACGAAGTTGAAAAATATTCGTTTGAAAACGGGATTGTCGATACTGTGGGAGATATAATGTATGAAAAGGTTTTTGAACCTATCTCGATACACAAGCTTATGGGAAGGACAAGGGCATATATAAAAATCCAAGACGGATGCAGCCAGTTTTGTTCATACTGCATTATCCCGTATGCAAGGGGACCCGTAAGAAGCAGAAAAGAAGAAGATATTATTAAAGAAGTTGAGATGCTTGCGTCAAACGGCTTTAAGGAAGTTGTGCTTACGGGCATACATGCGGCAAGCTACGGCAAAGAACTGCATACTACAAACCTTTTGGAACTCATTAAAAAAGTCCACGACGTAAACGGCATTGAACGGATAAGGACAAGTTCTATTGAGCCTAACATAATAACGGAAGATTTTATGACGGAATTAAGCTCTTTAAGTAAAGTGTGCCGCCATTTCCATTTGTCTCTTCAAAGCGGCTGCAACAGGACTTTAAAAGCCATGAACAGGAAGTATACGGCCGAAAAATATTATAACGCCGTTGAAATTATCAGGAAATATTGGCCCGACGCCGCTTTAACTACAGATATTATAGTTGGTTTTCCGGGTGAAACGGAAGAAGATTTTGCTGAAAGTTATGCTTTTGCTGAAAAAGTGGGATTTTCAAAAATACATGTTTTCCCATATTCGCCTAAAAAAGGCACTCCCGCCGCCGAAATGGAAGGCCAGATACCGCCTGATATAAAAGAAAAAAGGGCCGAAGCGCTGATAAGATTGAGCAATGAAATGGCCGGCCGGTTTATTTCGGGTTTTGTAGGGAAAAATGTGGAAGTTCTTTTTGAACAAAGGCCGAAAGAAGGATATTTTGAAGGTCATACGTCAAATTACATTAATGTGATTGTTAAAAGTGACGACGATATTAGGAATAAAATTTTAAGCGTTAATATAAAAAGTGCAGAGAATGAAAAGGCTTTTGGCGAGATTTAA
- a CDS encoding TRAP transporter permease, translated as MSEKEGKKIKEKVKEQQEKFEKRSDTTEHIIHEDEERMKEVLAEFDRESNTRHFSGIPSYLVKYMLVAFSIFSLWMNVFSSLPEQIRRASFVGIVIFMAYMLYPIKKGMAKRVNYVPWYDFVLGIVGAGCFFYYVVFFKEIVARAGRSTTLDIVIGIVGILILMEICRRVVGIPILVVVICFIIYAFAADFSLKRIISHLFYTTEGVIGTPLGVCSTFIVLFILFGAFLDKTGVGRFFIEIANSIAGSATGGPAKVAVIASALQGMISGSSVANTVGSGSFTIPMMKKTGYPPEFAAAVEAAASTGGQIMPPIMGAAAFLMAEMTGVPYSNIVIAAILPAALYFTGIFLMVHFEAKKLGLVGLNKDDIPGFFTLMFSRGYLLLPLVVLVYCMMNGYTSSMSAVYAIITSIIVSMFRKDTRMSVSSFFEALENGARNTIGVAVACSIAGIIVGTVTLTGLGIKLASGLLALSGGVTIIALFFTMIACIILGMGVPTTANYVIMATITAPIVIKLGIPMLAAHMFVFYFGIVADITPPVALAAYAGSAIAHSNPLKTGITATRIAITAFIIPYVFAFNPDLLLVDGSFTQALFILITAFIGMLGISTGMEGFMLGRLKLYERLICIAGGITLIIPGAVTDVIGIALIAVIFIKQKLQLKNVSA; from the coding sequence ATGTCTGAAAAAGAAGGAAAAAAAATAAAGGAGAAAGTTAAGGAACAGCAGGAAAAATTTGAAAAAAGAAGCGATACGACGGAACATATTATACATGAAGACGAAGAAAGAATGAAAGAAGTTCTTGCGGAATTTGACCGTGAAAGCAATACAAGGCATTTTTCTGGAATACCGAGCTATCTTGTTAAATATATGCTTGTGGCTTTTTCGATTTTTTCTTTATGGATGAACGTTTTCAGTTCTCTGCCGGAGCAGATAAGGCGCGCGTCCTTTGTCGGTATCGTTATTTTTATGGCTTATATGCTTTATCCTATTAAAAAGGGAATGGCCAAGAGGGTAAACTATGTGCCATGGTATGATTTTGTGTTGGGCATAGTAGGGGCAGGATGTTTTTTCTATTATGTAGTGTTTTTCAAAGAAATTGTCGCAAGGGCCGGGCGCAGCACGACGCTTGATATTGTTATCGGGATTGTAGGGATACTTATACTTATGGAAATATGCCGCCGTGTTGTCGGCATACCGATACTTGTAGTTGTTATATGTTTTATAATATATGCGTTTGCGGCAGATTTCTCGCTTAAAAGGATTATTTCGCACTTATTCTACACTACGGAAGGCGTTATAGGCACTCCGCTTGGAGTATGCTCCACGTTTATTGTGTTGTTTATACTTTTCGGTGCGTTTCTTGACAAAACGGGCGTAGGCCGGTTCTTTATTGAAATTGCAAATTCTATTGCAGGCTCGGCCACGGGCGGACCGGCTAAGGTTGCCGTTATTGCAAGCGCCCTCCAGGGCATGATCAGCGGAAGCTCCGTTGCCAATACAGTAGGGAGCGGAAGTTTTACTATCCCTATGATGAAAAAAACAGGATACCCGCCTGAATTTGCGGCGGCTGTTGAGGCGGCGGCGTCAACCGGCGGGCAGATAATGCCGCCTATTATGGGCGCGGCAGCTTTCCTTATGGCCGAAATGACAGGCGTGCCTTATTCTAATATCGTTATTGCGGCTATACTTCCGGCAGCCCTTTACTTTACTGGGATCTTCCTTATGGTACATTTTGAGGCTAAAAAACTTGGCCTCGTTGGGCTTAATAAAGACGACATACCGGGATTTTTTACCCTTATGTTTTCAAGGGGATACCTGCTTTTGCCGCTTGTTGTGCTTGTGTACTGCATGATGAACGGATATACGTCTTCAATGAGCGCCGTATATGCCATAATAACTTCTATAATTGTAAGCATGTTTAGGAAAGATACGAGGATGAGCGTTTCATCATTCTTTGAAGCGTTGGAAAACGGCGCAAGGAATACAATCGGCGTTGCGGTTGCATGTTCCATAGCCGGTATTATCGTTGGAACTGTTACGCTTACCGGACTCGGTATCAAGCTTGCCAGCGGGCTTTTGGCGTTATCGGGCGGCGTAACGATTATTGCGCTTTTCTTTACCATGATAGCATGTATTATACTTGGCATGGGTGTTCCCACAACGGCCAATTATGTCATTATGGCCACAATAACCGCGCCGATTGTCATAAAGCTCGGCATACCGATGCTTGCGGCTCATATGTTTGTTTTTTATTTCGGTATAGTTGCGGATATAACGCCGCCGGTAGCATTAGCGGCCTATGCGGGAAGCGCCATTGCCCACAGCAATCCGTTGAAAACCGGTATAACGGCGACAAGGATAGCTATTACGGCGTTTATAATACCGTATGTATTTGCGTTTAATCCCGATTTGCTTCTTGTAGACGGTTCGTTTACGCAGGCATTGTTTATACTTATAACGGCGTTTATAGGTATGCTTGGAATTTCCACAGGCATGGAAGGATTTATGCTGGGAAGGCTTAAATTATATGAAAGGCTGATTTGTATTGCAGGCGGCATTACCCTTATTATTCCGGGGGCGGTGACCGACGTTATCGGCATAGCGCTTATTGCGGTTATATTTATTAAACAGAAATTACAGTTGAAAAACGTCAGCGCATAA
- a CDS encoding DUF1850 domain-containing protein produces the protein MQLLDGDSGKIYAQYESEEGATFSVSFIHSVNKSAVEEGYYIKGTDIYLDTCLYSAFGAGVATEIEEGQTLSYTDDGKMLISGFNREMDNLSYIVGTVSDHILKINDMEISLRDLCGRNSVVKFKAAKKSLFYLWRNNI, from the coding sequence TTGCAGCTACTTGACGGCGACAGCGGAAAAATTTACGCACAATATGAGTCGGAGGAGGGCGCGACCTTTTCCGTTTCATTTATACACTCTGTTAATAAAAGCGCTGTCGAGGAAGGCTATTATATTAAGGGGACGGATATATATCTTGACACATGCCTTTATAGTGCGTTCGGCGCCGGGGTTGCAACCGAAATTGAAGAGGGTCAGACGCTGTCTTACACAGACGATGGAAAAATGCTTATTTCGGGATTTAACCGCGAAATGGATAACCTTTCGTATATAGTCGGCACAGTGAGCGATCATATACTTAAGATTAACGATATGGAAATAAGCTTAAGGGATTTGTGTGGGCGCAACAGCGTCGTCAAATTTAAGGCTGCAAAAAAAAGCCTGTTTTATTTATGGAGAAATAACATATAG
- a CDS encoding TAXI family TRAP transporter solute-binding subunit, translated as MKKKLVAVVAGVLAAAIALSGCSSDASSDASGGGTTKIKLATGGTSGTYYAYGGVIAQAVTDATGISFDVQSTGASKANIGLIADGEVDMAIVQNDVMDYAYNGTDLFEGEKTENFQAMAAMYAEVCQVVANPDAGIETIADLKGKRVSVGDAGSGVEFNAKQILEAYGVTFDDIEVQNLSFGDSANAMKDNKIDAFFCTAGAPTTAVMELASTNNIKILNVDGAEAEALIAKYPFYTSYNIPKESYGTDEPIQTVAVKATFIVNPELSEETVYNITKAIFEGKEIIAEGHVKGTEIDPAYAVEGVSVPFHPGAEKYFKEVGAIQ; from the coding sequence ATGAAAAAGAAACTCGTTGCCGTAGTTGCAGGCGTGCTTGCCGCAGCTATAGCTCTTTCAGGATGCTCGTCAGACGCTTCTTCAGACGCGTCGGGCGGTGGAACAACAAAAATCAAGCTTGCAACAGGAGGCACAAGCGGAACATATTATGCTTACGGCGGCGTTATCGCACAGGCCGTAACGGACGCTACGGGCATAAGCTTTGACGTACAGTCGACAGGCGCGTCGAAAGCAAATATCGGCTTAATCGCAGATGGGGAAGTCGATATGGCCATCGTACAAAACGACGTTATGGATTACGCTTATAACGGCACGGATCTCTTTGAAGGCGAAAAAACTGAAAATTTCCAGGCTATGGCGGCAATGTATGCCGAAGTGTGCCAGGTTGTCGCAAACCCTGACGCCGGTATTGAAACGATAGCCGACCTTAAAGGAAAGAGGGTATCTGTAGGCGATGCGGGCAGCGGCGTTGAATTTAATGCAAAACAAATACTTGAAGCATATGGGGTTACCTTTGATGACATTGAAGTTCAGAACCTTTCTTTCGGCGACTCCGCAAACGCTATGAAAGATAATAAAATAGACGCGTTCTTCTGTACTGCCGGCGCTCCTACAACGGCCGTTATGGAGCTTGCAAGCACAAACAACATTAAGATACTCAATGTTGACGGAGCGGAAGCGGAAGCGCTTATTGCAAAATATCCGTTCTATACATCCTACAATATTCCAAAGGAAAGCTACGGCACAGACGAACCTATACAGACTGTTGCGGTTAAGGCGACATTCATCGTAAATCCGGAACTTTCGGAAGAAACCGTTTACAACATTACAAAGGCTATATTTGAAGGAAAAGAAATTATTGCCGAAGGCCATGTAAAAGGCACTGAAATCGATCCGGCATATGCTGTTGAAGGCGTTTCCGTTCCTTTCCATCCGGGCGCAGAAAAATATTTTAAAGAAGTTGGAGCAATCCAATAA
- a CDS encoding precorrin-8X methylmutase gives MKDIEFFLPEDIERRSFEIIESELTAEIDEEKKPIVKRIIHATADFSYEKSLKFSEGAVEAGIDAIRNGCGIITDTNMAKAGINKKALEKFGGEVYCFMADSDVSQEAAKNGTTRAAAAVDKSAGIKGPLIYVVGNAPTALIRLYEHIKNGTIMPAMIIGMPVGFVNVVESKELIMELSVPYIVAEGRKGGSNVAAAAVNALIYMAGGR, from the coding sequence TTGAAAGACATTGAATTTTTTCTTCCGGAAGATATTGAACGTCGCAGTTTTGAGATAATAGAGAGCGAGCTTACGGCTGAAATTGATGAGGAAAAAAAGCCGATCGTCAAAAGGATAATACATGCCACGGCCGATTTTTCTTATGAAAAAAGCCTTAAATTTTCCGAAGGAGCGGTTGAAGCCGGAATTGACGCTATAAGAAACGGCTGCGGAATTATTACGGATACAAATATGGCTAAAGCCGGGATTAACAAAAAGGCGCTCGAAAAATTCGGAGGGGAAGTTTACTGCTTTATGGCTGACAGCGACGTTTCACAGGAGGCGGCAAAAAATGGCACAACAAGGGCCGCCGCCGCCGTTGACAAGTCCGCCGGGATTAAGGGGCCGCTTATATATGTTGTTGGGAACGCACCAACAGCGCTTATAAGACTCTATGAACATATAAAAAACGGAACGATTATGCCGGCTATGATTATAGGCATGCCTGTGGGCTTTGTAAATGTTGTGGAAAGCAAAGAACTTATTATGGAACTAAGTGTTCCTTATATAGTGGCCGAGGGAAGAAAGGGCGGCAGCAATGTTGCGGCGGCCGCTGTTAACGCGCTTATATATATGGCGGGCGGCAGATGA